The following coding sequences are from one Nicotiana tabacum cultivar K326 chromosome 1, ASM71507v2, whole genome shotgun sequence window:
- the LOC107829525 gene encoding deSI-like protein At4g17486 isoform X2: MRLLRSSSSSSKEQYNGEKTRALLYLNVYDLTPVNNYLYWFGLGVFHSGIEVHGLEYGYGAHDYPTSGVFEVEPRSCPGFVFRRAVLLGSTDMSRSEVRSFMEHISEKYHGDSYHLIAKNCNHFADEVCSRLTGKPIPGWVNRLARVGSFCNCILPEAIQVTRIRHLPDHQAFSEDETDSGGSSVSADSKEEDSDHQLLTVANSDMAFLNEKPVRLAKELL; the protein is encoded by the exons ATGAGATTGTTAAGGTCAAGCTCAAGTTCATCAAAGGAGCAGTACAATGGAGAGAAAACTCGGGCTTTGTTGTATCTTAATGTATATGATCTCACACCTGTAAACAACTATCTCTATTGGTTCGGCCTCGGAGTGTTTCATTCTGGTATAGAAG TACATGGTCTAGAGTATGGGTATGGAGCCCACGACTATCCAACTAGTGGGGTTTTTGAGGTGGAGCCACGTAGTTGTCCAGGTTTTGTGTTTAGACGGGCTGTACTCCTGGGCAGCACAGACATGTCTCGATCAGAAGTTCGGTCATTTATGGAACATATTTCAGAAAAATATCATGGGGATAGTTATCATTTGATTGCCAAGAACTGCAACCATTTTGCCGATGAAGTCTGTTCACGTCTCACGGGAAAGCCAATTCCTGGATGGGTGAATCGACTGGCCCGAGTAG GCTCATTCTGCAATTGCATTTTACCAGAAGCTATTCAAGTTACAAGAATTAGACACCTTCCTGATCATCAAGCCTTTTCAG AAGATGAGACAGATTCTGGTGGGTCATCTGTATCAGCGGACAGCAAGGAGGAAGACTCTGATCATCAGTTATTAACTGTAGCAAATAGTGATATGGCGTTTCTGAATGAAAAACCAGTGAGACTAGCAAAAGAGCTGCTTTGA
- the LOC107829525 gene encoding deSI-like protein At4g17486 isoform X1, with translation MRLLRSSSSSSKEQYNGEKTRALLYLNVYDLTPVNNYLYWFGLGVFHSGIEVHGLEYGYGAHDYPTSGVFEVEPRSCPGFVFRRAVLLGSTDMSRSEVRSFMEHISEKYHGDSYHLIAKNCNHFADEVCSRLTGKPIPGWVNRLARVVSGSFCNCILPEAIQVTRIRHLPDHQAFSEDETDSGGSSVSADSKEEDSDHQLLTVANSDMAFLNEKPVRLAKELL, from the exons ATGAGATTGTTAAGGTCAAGCTCAAGTTCATCAAAGGAGCAGTACAATGGAGAGAAAACTCGGGCTTTGTTGTATCTTAATGTATATGATCTCACACCTGTAAACAACTATCTCTATTGGTTCGGCCTCGGAGTGTTTCATTCTGGTATAGAAG TACATGGTCTAGAGTATGGGTATGGAGCCCACGACTATCCAACTAGTGGGGTTTTTGAGGTGGAGCCACGTAGTTGTCCAGGTTTTGTGTTTAGACGGGCTGTACTCCTGGGCAGCACAGACATGTCTCGATCAGAAGTTCGGTCATTTATGGAACATATTTCAGAAAAATATCATGGGGATAGTTATCATTTGATTGCCAAGAACTGCAACCATTTTGCCGATGAAGTCTGTTCACGTCTCACGGGAAAGCCAATTCCTGGATGGGTGAATCGACTGGCCCGAGTAG TTTCAGGCTCATTCTGCAATTGCATTTTACCAGAAGCTATTCAAGTTACAAGAATTAGACACCTTCCTGATCATCAAGCCTTTTCAG AAGATGAGACAGATTCTGGTGGGTCATCTGTATCAGCGGACAGCAAGGAGGAAGACTCTGATCATCAGTTATTAACTGTAGCAAATAGTGATATGGCGTTTCTGAATGAAAAACCAGTGAGACTAGCAAAAGAGCTGCTTTGA